One Natrinema longum genomic window carries:
- the nikC gene encoding nickel transporter permease: protein MSALETYRSSVSAWLERPTVRALRRNPSAVVGAVVVGTLALLATVGPVLVPSDPNAQQLAARLQGPSLAHPLGTDQLGRDVATRLLYGARVTLGIALLVTAVRLSIGVTVGLVAGYCGGRLDEALMRLVDILLAFPGIVLALVVAGVLGPSLTNLTLALATVGWTRYARIVRSSVLELRERPFVAASRLTGAPRRRVLRRHVLPNVAGPVVVLATLDLGGVILSAAGLSFLGLGAQPPTPEWGTMLSTGRHHLQEASWLVNAPGLAIVLAVLGTNLLGDGLRDALDPADRTDSRDVRTEVNRRE, encoded by the coding sequence GTGAGCGCACTCGAGACCTACCGCTCGAGCGTCTCGGCGTGGCTCGAGCGTCCGACAGTTCGTGCGCTCCGGCGGAACCCGTCGGCGGTCGTCGGCGCGGTCGTCGTCGGCACGCTCGCCCTCCTCGCGACCGTCGGGCCGGTTCTCGTTCCGTCCGATCCGAACGCACAGCAACTCGCCGCTCGGCTGCAGGGGCCGTCGCTTGCCCATCCCCTCGGCACCGATCAGCTCGGCCGCGACGTCGCCACCAGGCTCCTCTATGGTGCCCGCGTCACGCTCGGTATCGCCCTCCTCGTTACGGCGGTCCGGCTCTCGATCGGCGTCACCGTCGGTCTCGTCGCGGGCTACTGTGGCGGCCGGCTCGACGAGGCGTTGATGCGGCTGGTCGATATCCTGCTCGCTTTCCCCGGCATCGTCCTCGCGCTCGTCGTCGCCGGCGTGCTCGGGCCGAGTCTCACGAACCTCACCCTCGCGCTCGCCACCGTCGGCTGGACGCGCTACGCTCGCATCGTCCGTTCGAGCGTCCTCGAGTTACGGGAGCGACCGTTCGTCGCGGCCTCGCGGCTGACCGGTGCGCCACGGCGTCGCGTGCTCCGCCGCCACGTCCTGCCGAACGTCGCCGGTCCGGTCGTGGTGCTGGCGACGCTCGATCTCGGCGGCGTCATCCTCTCGGCCGCCGGCCTGTCTTTCCTCGGGCTCGGAGCACAGCCGCCAACGCCCGAGTGGGGGACCATGCTCTCGACCGGTCGCCACCACTTGCAGGAGGCGTCGTGGCTGGTCAACGCGCCCGGACTGGCGATCGTCCTCGCAGTGCTTGGCACGAACCTGTTGGGTGATGGCCTGCGGGACGCGCTCGATCCAGCCGATCGGACCGACTCCCGGGACGTTCGAACGGAAGTGAACCGCCGTGAGTGA
- a CDS encoding dipeptide ABC transporter ATP-binding protein has product MSEPLLDVSDLRVRFDTDTGTVRAVDGLSLSVAPGEIVGLVGESGCGKSAAVRAIAGLHGDAARVDGTVTFDGTDLRALPAERRRRIRATRLSTVFQDPSATLTPTRSVRFHLEEALRLADRPEDRSLRGALGLDPRNWGRAGRARRERALELLEQVDLDDPAYLERYPHELSGGEAQRVSIAVALASDPDLLLADEPTTALDATTRTAVLELLAELVAQRDLATLLVSHDLQLVGEYCDRVVVAYAGTAMEAGSADRVLTAPRHPYTRLLLSCKIDGTPPGERLPTIDGTVPDPTAESAGCPFAPRCPHATETCQTTALPTVDIETDGRVHCSERTAIEAATGGPLTGSPSTADAGRDRSRPTEPSAGTAAAAAGDRSQLSNPGSSASSSSTFGNETTEHEGPLLELRDVSKRYPADDSWLSRLRGRERHVRAVDDVSLTVRRGETLGLVGESGAGKSTVIDLITGLESPTAGTIRFDGDPIGTVDNRSQEHLAAVGRLFQHPRSSLDPRQRVRTAIEEPLREADWSRERRRQRIASLLSLVGLDDRHADRRPRQLSGGQCQRVALARAISLEPSVVVLDEPTAALDVSVRAQVCNLLLDLQARLDCAFVLVSHDLGVVRHLADRIAVMCDGRIVESNSAERLCTDPEHAATKRLLSAASGLTYSEPDSSDDSRGLPEV; this is encoded by the coding sequence GTGAGTGAGCCGTTGCTCGATGTCTCGGACCTGCGCGTGCGGTTCGATACCGATACCGGGACGGTCCGCGCCGTCGACGGGCTCTCACTGTCGGTCGCGCCCGGCGAGATCGTCGGGCTCGTTGGCGAGAGCGGCTGTGGCAAATCAGCTGCCGTGCGCGCGATCGCCGGCCTCCACGGCGACGCGGCGCGCGTCGACGGTACCGTCACGTTCGACGGCACCGATCTGCGCGCGCTCCCGGCCGAGCGTCGCCGCCGCATCCGCGCGACCAGGCTCTCGACGGTCTTTCAGGATCCCTCGGCGACGTTGACGCCAACGCGGAGCGTCCGATTCCACCTCGAGGAAGCGTTGCGGCTCGCCGACCGTCCCGAGGACCGCTCGCTCCGCGGGGCGCTGGGGCTCGATCCACGCAACTGGGGTAGGGCGGGTCGTGCCCGTCGCGAACGCGCGCTCGAACTCCTCGAACAAGTGGACCTCGACGATCCCGCCTACCTCGAGCGCTATCCACACGAATTGAGCGGCGGTGAGGCCCAGCGCGTCTCCATTGCCGTCGCGCTCGCGTCCGATCCCGACCTATTGCTCGCCGACGAACCGACGACGGCACTGGACGCAACGACGCGGACGGCCGTTCTCGAGTTGCTCGCGGAACTCGTTGCCCAGCGAGACCTGGCGACGCTGCTCGTCAGTCACGACCTGCAACTCGTCGGCGAGTACTGTGACCGGGTCGTGGTTGCGTACGCCGGCACGGCGATGGAAGCCGGCTCCGCAGACCGCGTGCTCACGGCCCCACGCCACCCGTACACGCGGTTACTGCTCTCCTGTAAGATAGACGGAACGCCCCCAGGTGAGCGGCTTCCGACCATCGACGGGACGGTACCGGACCCGACTGCCGAGTCGGCCGGGTGTCCGTTCGCGCCCCGCTGTCCTCATGCGACCGAGACGTGCCAAACGACGGCCCTTCCGACGGTCGATATCGAGACCGACGGTCGGGTCCACTGTAGCGAACGCACGGCGATCGAGGCCGCAACTGGAGGCCCACTCACTGGGTCGCCCTCGACTGCTGACGCCGGCCGAGACCGCTCTCGGCCGACCGAACCGTCCGCTGGGACGGCAGCCGCTGCCGCTGGGGACCGCTCTCAGCTATCGAATCCGGGCTCCTCCGCGTCGAGTTCGTCGACCTTCGGCAACGAGACGACCGAGCACGAGGGGCCACTCCTCGAGCTTCGGGACGTCTCCAAGCGGTATCCGGCCGACGACTCGTGGCTCTCGCGCCTGCGCGGCCGCGAACGACACGTCCGGGCCGTCGACGACGTTTCACTCACCGTCCGTCGCGGCGAAACCCTCGGCCTCGTCGGCGAAAGCGGTGCAGGGAAGTCGACCGTCATCGATCTGATCACCGGCCTCGAGTCCCCGACGGCCGGGACGATCAGGTTCGATGGCGACCCCATCGGGACAGTCGACAATCGGTCACAGGAGCACCTCGCCGCCGTCGGCCGACTCTTCCAGCACCCACGCTCGAGTCTCGATCCCCGGCAGCGTGTCCGGACGGCGATCGAAGAACCGCTTCGCGAGGCTGACTGGAGTCGGGAGCGCCGACGCCAACGGATTGCCTCGTTGCTCTCCCTCGTCGGACTCGACGATCGCCATGCCGACCGCCGACCCCGCCAACTGTCCGGCGGCCAGTGCCAGCGCGTCGCCCTCGCGCGTGCGATCTCGCTCGAGCCGTCCGTGGTCGTCCTCGACGAGCCGACGGCCGCACTGGACGTCTCCGTTCGCGCGCAGGTATGCAATCTGCTACTCGACCTGCAGGCACGGCTCGACTGTGCGTTCGTACTCGTCAGCCACGATCTCGGCGTCGTCCGCCACCTCGCCGATCGAATCGCCGTGATGTGCGATGGCCGCATCGTCGAGTCGAACTCAGCAGAGCGACTCTGTACCGATCCCGAGCATGCCGCGACCAAGCGACTCCTCTCGGCAGCGAGCGGACTCACCTACTCCGAACCCGACTCGTCCGACGATTCCCGTGGGCTCCCCGAGGTCTGA
- a CDS encoding DNA-binding protein translates to MSQVETTPHEIEGRWKWPDWGRGPYDALSSVMLGPPFEGYLEITTEIDGEPWHLEVSYSKSGFAPRLSDGINAERLYEWDIKGRGRGERKASYNISPRFPNMRHWESGERLQLPWENQVGEVDGVDVEFHTSNIEPDRGLELLPEFFAAIFEHAGERIHSEYFRTTPHSASRMWAYERYVRIRREWAEKLSSAGVLQKVAHYLSDLEGVKAELHIDNEEVVNHQNRLFLNPTSAGELLPGHTYGRKFEIYQLADPDAVSKDHPSYHPKVEVLVNKSMNDGEAWAWADRHEVTEQIEETLLNALHWEDIPLGPDGSGVYVADDHFDAVARDDLVELYEDPTPRLEAKSDHLLMTTLRDMGETARDVSETIATDGGATVDDLADQLGKHPATIYRAINDLGDILELDQGDVSFRARKYREELRALVESAEYAIESYADRMQHIMGLADHVAESSPFQEWLAKNGADLEFDDQGEPRQMRIDTILSRLKYDSFENVATITSEALEKWSKSGNDPTTLRGVELTWKTPGGGTETGFVGAVADR, encoded by the coding sequence GTGTCCCAAGTCGAGACGACACCCCACGAGATCGAGGGCCGATGGAAGTGGCCCGACTGGGGCCGCGGTCCGTACGACGCGCTGTCGTCGGTCATGCTCGGCCCGCCCTTCGAGGGCTACCTCGAGATCACGACCGAGATTGACGGCGAGCCCTGGCACCTCGAAGTGAGCTATAGCAAGTCGGGGTTCGCGCCCCGGCTGTCCGACGGGATCAACGCCGAGCGACTGTACGAGTGGGACATCAAGGGACGCGGTCGTGGCGAGCGGAAAGCGTCGTACAATATCTCACCGCGGTTTCCGAACATGCGCCACTGGGAGAGTGGCGAGCGGTTGCAACTCCCCTGGGAGAATCAGGTCGGCGAAGTCGATGGGGTCGACGTCGAGTTCCACACGAGTAACATCGAACCCGACCGCGGTCTCGAGTTGCTGCCGGAGTTCTTCGCGGCGATCTTCGAGCACGCCGGCGAGCGCATTCACTCCGAATACTTCAGAACGACCCCGCATTCGGCGAGTCGAATGTGGGCGTACGAGCGGTACGTTCGGATTCGCCGTGAATGGGCTGAAAAGCTCTCGTCGGCCGGTGTCTTACAGAAAGTCGCGCACTATCTCTCCGACCTCGAGGGAGTGAAAGCCGAGCTCCACATCGACAACGAGGAAGTCGTCAACCACCAGAACCGGCTGTTCTTGAACCCCACGTCGGCCGGCGAACTGCTACCCGGGCACACCTACGGGCGGAAGTTCGAGATCTACCAGCTCGCCGATCCCGACGCGGTCTCGAAGGATCACCCGTCGTACCACCCGAAGGTGGAGGTACTGGTGAACAAGTCGATGAACGACGGCGAGGCATGGGCGTGGGCCGATCGACACGAAGTGACCGAGCAAATCGAGGAGACGCTGTTGAACGCGCTGCACTGGGAAGACATTCCGCTCGGACCCGACGGCAGCGGTGTCTACGTCGCCGACGATCACTTCGACGCCGTCGCTCGAGACGACCTGGTCGAACTGTACGAGGATCCTACACCGCGCCTCGAGGCGAAGTCGGATCACCTGTTGATGACGACGCTGCGAGATATGGGCGAGACTGCCCGCGACGTTTCGGAGACGATCGCGACCGATGGCGGCGCGACGGTCGACGACCTCGCCGACCAGTTGGGAAAACACCCCGCGACGATCTACCGAGCGATCAACGACCTTGGCGACATCCTCGAGTTGGACCAGGGCGACGTGTCGTTTCGAGCCCGGAAGTATCGTGAGGAACTCCGCGCGCTCGTCGAGTCCGCCGAGTACGCGATCGAGAGCTACGCCGATCGGATGCAACACATCATGGGCTTGGCCGATCACGTCGCCGAGTCCTCTCCCTTCCAGGAGTGGCTCGCGAAGAACGGTGCCGACCTCGAGTTCGACGACCAGGGCGAGCCTCGACAGATGCGGATCGATACGATCCTCTCCCGACTGAAGTACGATAGCTTCGAGAACGTCGCCACGATCACCAGTGAAGCCCTCGAGAAATGGTCGAAGTCGGGCAACGATCCGACCACGCTTCGCGGCGTTGAGCTGACCTGGAAGACTCCCGGAGGCGGGACTGAAACCGGATTCGTCGGTGCGGTCGCCGATCGCTGA
- the nikB gene encoding nickel ABC transporter permease: MSYLLRRIASSAVVLLGVTVLTFGLTHLTPGDPARTILAERHGRQPSEQSVAEFRAEQGLDEPIPLQYIDWLGNVVRGDLGRSYYGDGTVLKLLVEHLPNTVELAGVSILVAVVIAVPVGTLSAIYRGTWIDYLGQIAALIGVSMPNFWLGYLLIIGVALRLEFVPVYGAGTLAHLVLPALTLGSGMAALLTRLVRSSLLETLAEPYVDAARSRGLAERGVVVAHALRTALLPVVTMVGLQLGSVLGGAVVVEVVFQRPGLGTLVVDAVFARDYPIVQGATLVVGVTFVIVNLLTDLAYRRLDPRVSLRGDRA, encoded by the coding sequence ATGAGCTACCTGCTACGGCGAATCGCGAGTTCCGCCGTCGTCTTACTCGGCGTTACGGTCCTCACGTTCGGACTAACCCATCTGACCCCTGGCGACCCGGCACGGACGATACTCGCCGAACGACACGGCCGTCAGCCCTCCGAACAGTCGGTCGCGGAGTTTCGTGCCGAACAGGGACTGGACGAACCGATCCCGCTCCAGTACATCGACTGGCTCGGGAACGTCGTGCGCGGTGATCTCGGTCGATCGTACTACGGCGACGGTACTGTCCTCAAGTTGCTGGTCGAGCACCTCCCGAACACGGTCGAACTCGCCGGCGTGTCGATTCTCGTCGCCGTCGTCATCGCGGTCCCGGTCGGCACCCTCAGTGCCATCTATCGAGGGACCTGGATCGATTATCTCGGCCAGATCGCCGCCCTGATCGGTGTCTCGATGCCGAACTTCTGGCTCGGCTACCTCCTCATTATCGGCGTCGCGCTCCGACTCGAGTTCGTCCCCGTTTACGGGGCCGGGACGCTCGCCCATCTCGTGTTGCCGGCGCTGACGCTCGGGAGCGGGATGGCCGCGCTCCTCACACGACTCGTCCGCTCGTCACTGCTCGAGACACTCGCGGAACCGTACGTCGACGCGGCCCGCAGCCGGGGACTTGCCGAACGCGGTGTCGTGGTCGCCCATGCGCTTCGGACCGCCCTCTTGCCAGTCGTGACGATGGTCGGACTCCAGTTGGGCTCCGTCTTGGGCGGTGCCGTCGTCGTCGAAGTGGTGTTCCAGCGACCCGGTCTCGGCACGCTAGTGGTCGACGCCGTCTTCGCTCGCGACTATCCGATCGTTCAGGGGGCCACGCTCGTGGTCGGCGTCACCTTCGTCATTGTCAACCTGCTGACCGATCTCGCGTATCGCCGTCTCGATCCCCGCGTCTCGTTGCGAGGTGATCGCGCGTGA
- a CDS encoding DUF7563 family protein, producing the protein MVGVTVAPWPSVDNSTCEHCGAHVTDRFRRVFGDDDDRAHRCGDCDTYARLTRGSAAGVDVSVPDPETSPGRHGGEADA; encoded by the coding sequence GTGGTCGGCGTGACGGTCGCTCCCTGGCCGTCGGTCGACAACTCGACGTGCGAACACTGTGGGGCTCATGTCACCGATCGGTTCCGCCGTGTCTTCGGTGACGACGACGATCGCGCTCATCGGTGCGGTGACTGCGATACGTACGCACGACTGACCCGCGGCTCTGCAGCTGGCGTCGACGTTTCGGTTCCGGACCCGGAGACATCGCCCGGCCGTCACGGAGGTGAGGCCGATGCGTAG
- a CDS encoding histone deacetylase family protein translates to MQFGYSELCLAHDPGSRHPESPDRLRAIRERLKKKHGVEYVESDSCELDTMAAVHERAYLESVREFCDDGGGSWDPDTTAVEETWDAARQSAGLACWAAEQALEGATGRETPFSIGRPPGHHAVYDNAMGFCFVNNVAVAAQHALDHDEYDVDSVAIIDWDVHHGNGTQDIFYDRGDVFFVSLHEKELYPGTGAIDEIGDGDGEGTTMNVPMPAGTDDAEYLAALEGPITAALTDFDPDLLLISAGFDAHRHDPISRIRLSTEAYALMSDRVRSLADDTDAALAFVLEGGYGLDVLADSVAIVHETFDGREPIEPDDDELGDNAESVLEDVLEAHDLEPELGD, encoded by the coding sequence ATGCAGTTCGGCTACAGCGAGCTCTGTCTCGCACACGATCCCGGTTCGCGCCATCCCGAGTCGCCGGACCGGCTACGGGCGATTCGGGAACGGCTGAAGAAAAAACACGGCGTCGAGTACGTCGAATCCGACTCCTGCGAACTCGACACGATGGCGGCCGTCCACGAGCGGGCGTACCTCGAGTCCGTCCGGGAGTTCTGTGACGATGGCGGTGGCAGCTGGGATCCCGACACCACCGCCGTCGAAGAAACGTGGGACGCGGCCCGTCAAAGCGCCGGGCTCGCCTGCTGGGCCGCCGAACAGGCCCTCGAGGGAGCAACGGGACGAGAGACGCCGTTCTCGATCGGCCGTCCGCCGGGCCATCACGCGGTGTACGACAACGCCATGGGGTTTTGTTTCGTCAACAACGTCGCCGTCGCCGCCCAGCACGCGCTCGATCACGACGAGTACGACGTCGACAGCGTTGCGATCATCGACTGGGACGTCCACCACGGCAACGGGACGCAGGACATCTTCTACGATCGGGGCGACGTCTTCTTCGTCTCGCTCCACGAAAAGGAGCTCTATCCCGGCACTGGAGCGATCGACGAAATCGGGGACGGCGACGGTGAGGGGACGACGATGAACGTCCCGATGCCGGCAGGAACCGACGACGCCGAATACCTGGCCGCCCTCGAGGGGCCGATCACCGCCGCACTGACCGACTTCGATCCCGACTTGCTGTTGATCAGCGCCGGCTTCGACGCCCACCGCCACGATCCGATCTCCCGGATTCGCCTCTCGACGGAGGCCTACGCCCTCATGAGCGACCGCGTCCGATCCCTCGCCGACGACACCGACGCCGCGCTCGCGTTCGTCCTCGAGGGCGGCTACGGGCTGGACGTGCTCGCCGACAGCGTGGCCATCGTCCACGAAACGTTCGACGGTCGCGAGCCGATCGAACCCGACGACGACGAACTCGGCGACAACGCGGAATCCGTCCTCGAAGACGTCCTCGAGGCCCACGACCTCGAGCCGGAGCTGGGCGACTGA
- a CDS encoding DUF7692 domain-containing protein — MSHDEIPGSVRIRTDDGNEWRFDAIQKAARFYDCNRSNAVAFACEDIDSLVSAARTVLERDDLSREQRREIAETLSTRAVRFDVDTSISVTPKGKM; from the coding sequence ATGTCTCACGACGAGATACCCGGTTCCGTTCGGATCCGGACCGACGACGGGAACGAATGGCGATTCGATGCGATTCAGAAAGCCGCCCGATTCTACGATTGTAATCGGAGCAACGCGGTCGCGTTCGCTTGCGAAGATATTGACTCACTCGTCTCCGCAGCTCGGACCGTCCTCGAGCGCGACGACCTCTCCCGTGAGCAGCGCCGGGAGATCGCCGAGACGCTGAGTACTCGCGCAGTTCGCTTCGATGTTGACACTTCTATCTCAGTAACACCAAAAGGAAAAATGTAA
- a CDS encoding MogA/MoaB family molybdenum cofactor biosynthesis protein, which translates to MSSDSDDRRSTDAHGHDVIDPLYVGIVTVSSSRAGEDDPDDPGGDTIQACFEAEGHEIQERLLVRDDYSAIRTAVRGLVARRDIDVVCTTGGTGVTADDVSPEATSALFERELPGFGELFRSLSWEEVGTRAMASRATAGIAVDTPVFCLPGSKSACETACTELIVPETPHLAGLATRHRSNGTDRSLDEYGTGD; encoded by the coding sequence ATGTCCAGTGATAGCGACGACCGACGGAGTACCGACGCTCACGGCCACGACGTCATCGACCCGCTCTACGTCGGCATCGTCACCGTCTCGAGCTCGCGCGCGGGCGAGGACGATCCCGACGATCCCGGTGGCGATACCATTCAGGCGTGTTTCGAAGCCGAGGGCCACGAGATTCAGGAACGACTGCTGGTCCGGGACGACTACTCGGCGATCCGGACCGCGGTCCGGGGGCTGGTCGCGCGCCGGGATATCGACGTCGTCTGTACCACCGGCGGTACCGGCGTCACCGCCGACGACGTTTCACCGGAGGCGACGTCCGCACTGTTCGAGCGCGAGTTGCCCGGGTTCGGCGAGTTGTTCCGATCGCTCTCGTGGGAGGAAGTCGGTACGCGGGCGATGGCCTCGCGCGCGACGGCGGGAATCGCCGTCGATACGCCGGTCTTCTGTCTCCCCGGAAGCAAAAGCGCCTGTGAGACCGCCTGCACGGAACTGATCGTCCCCGAGACCCCACATCTCGCCGGACTGGCGACGCGTCACCGTTCGAACGGAACCGATCGGTCACTTGACGAGTACGGAACCGGGGACTGA
- the cca gene encoding CCA tRNA nucleotidyltransferase: MSEEDADGDEPAERDGHRDVEHVVAEVRARVTPDEDERRRLREVADRLMDRAETAATALCSDADVLQVGSTARDTWISGDRDIDIFVRFPPELDRETLEEYGLEVGHATLPEGHEEYAEHPYVKGAVEGFDIDVVPCFRLESATEIRSAVDRTPFHTRYLQQRLDDDLAGDVRVAKQFLTGIGVYGSDLRTRGFSGYLTELLVCEYGGVRALLEAAADWQPPVELDPEAHGHTTFDDPLVVIDPTDPERNVAAVCSSENVARFQHYAREFLETPRFDLFEPDEPAPLSESELLGHLARRGTTAVAIRFDAPDLVEDQLYPQLQKSVTGITQGLNDRGFDVFRSTAIADETAVVFAELAVSERPAVERHAGPPVHVRDHAEGFYDTYADDADAYGPFIEDGRYVTERERAFTTARAFLESDRLFDVGLGAHVETALEDGYEVLLDEEVTALLEAFGTELAAYFDPRP, from the coding sequence ATGAGCGAGGAGGACGCAGACGGCGACGAACCCGCCGAGAGAGACGGGCATCGAGACGTCGAACACGTCGTCGCCGAGGTTCGAGCACGGGTCACGCCCGACGAGGACGAACGGCGACGCCTCCGCGAGGTCGCCGACCGGCTCATGGATCGGGCCGAAACCGCGGCGACGGCGCTGTGTTCCGACGCCGACGTGTTGCAGGTCGGCTCGACCGCACGCGACACCTGGATCAGCGGCGATCGCGACATCGACATCTTCGTCCGATTCCCGCCGGAACTCGACCGCGAAACGCTCGAGGAGTACGGCCTCGAGGTCGGCCACGCGACCCTTCCGGAGGGTCACGAGGAGTACGCCGAACATCCGTACGTCAAGGGAGCGGTCGAGGGGTTCGACATCGACGTCGTCCCCTGTTTCCGACTCGAGTCGGCCACCGAGATCCGATCGGCCGTCGACCGGACGCCGTTTCACACCCGGTACCTGCAACAGCGACTCGACGACGACCTCGCGGGCGACGTCCGCGTTGCCAAGCAGTTCCTCACCGGAATCGGCGTCTACGGCAGCGATCTCCGAACGCGTGGCTTCAGCGGCTATCTGACCGAACTGCTCGTCTGCGAGTACGGCGGCGTTCGAGCGCTACTCGAGGCCGCGGCCGACTGGCAGCCGCCGGTCGAACTCGATCCCGAAGCCCACGGCCACACGACGTTCGACGATCCGCTCGTGGTCATCGATCCGACGGACCCCGAGCGCAACGTCGCGGCCGTCTGCTCGTCCGAGAACGTCGCCCGGTTCCAACACTACGCCCGCGAGTTCCTCGAGACGCCCCGGTTCGACCTCTTCGAACCCGACGAGCCCGCCCCCCTGTCCGAATCCGAACTGCTCGGACACCTCGCTCGCCGGGGCACCACCGCCGTTGCGATCCGGTTCGACGCGCCCGACCTCGTCGAGGATCAGCTCTACCCGCAGCTACAGAAATCAGTGACGGGAATCACACAGGGGCTGAACGATCGCGGGTTCGACGTCTTCCGATCGACGGCGATCGCGGACGAGACCGCCGTCGTCTTCGCCGAACTCGCGGTCAGTGAGCGCCCCGCAGTCGAACGCCACGCGGGGCCGCCCGTTCACGTTCGTGACCACGCCGAGGGGTTCTACGACACCTACGCCGACGATGCCGACGCCTACGGTCCCTTCATCGAGGACGGCCGATACGTGACCGAGCGCGAGCGGGCGTTCACTACCGCTCGCGCGTTTCTCGAGAGCGATCGCCTGTTCGACGTGGGGCTCGGCGCACACGTCGAGACCGCACTCGAGGACGGCTACGAAGTCCTGCTCGACGAGGAGGTCACCGCCCTCTTAGAAGCGTTCGGAACGGAGCTCGCGGCCTACTTCGATCCGCGTCCCTGA
- a CDS encoding ABC transporter substrate-binding protein: MRGSHSRRRVLGSIGVGIGSMAGCLTGSSDGAEVTVARPETSQDGNWGVYGGVIPYYTEVFEPLVRANAEMKPEPLLATDWKRMDEYTWRFDLREDVRFHNGAELTAETVVSSFETLIDHHEATGWINVEPDGVRALADHAVAFETTEPFPTFPGSISHSYFGIVHPDTDVDESAAIGTGPFRLADRDGDDVTLVPYDDHWRTTPTVDRLRFEVVSDATTRTEALEGAAADIALGPPRSAVSQLEAAAGTTVATQRAPHACFGAVNIYAEPTDDRTFRRGLAHAIDQERLVDTVLEGIGDPARGPISPEIPWAVHDDLPTHGPDRDRARDLVADSAYTGETLELLIDGDEPDDRTVAERLQHVFDEIGVDSEITSAESAAFRERFVGGEAHVTIVSFGSNSAASDYLIRAMFHSLGSDNRDLYEQEGTGVMNPGPEVDRLIEDGYQADSSEAKREAYGAVQRRVVDDAVVLPLYYREYVLAHETDIVAPQLHPIDKLIDFTESERRQ; the protein is encoded by the coding sequence ATGCGTGGGAGTCATTCGAGACGGCGCGTTCTCGGGAGCATCGGTGTCGGTATCGGTTCGATGGCGGGGTGTCTCACCGGTTCGTCCGACGGAGCCGAAGTAACGGTTGCTCGCCCTGAGACGTCACAGGACGGCAACTGGGGCGTCTACGGCGGCGTCATCCCATACTACACCGAGGTGTTCGAGCCGCTCGTCCGAGCGAACGCCGAGATGAAACCGGAACCGCTGCTCGCGACCGACTGGAAACGGATGGACGAGTACACGTGGCGGTTCGACCTCCGCGAGGACGTGAGGTTTCACAACGGTGCGGAGTTGACGGCCGAGACCGTCGTCTCGTCGTTCGAAACGCTGATCGACCACCACGAGGCGACTGGCTGGATCAACGTCGAACCCGACGGTGTGCGGGCACTCGCCGACCATGCCGTCGCGTTCGAGACGACCGAACCGTTTCCGACGTTTCCGGGATCGATCTCACACAGCTACTTCGGGATCGTCCATCCCGACACTGACGTGGACGAGAGCGCCGCGATCGGGACGGGACCGTTTCGACTCGCGGACCGCGACGGCGACGACGTGACGCTCGTCCCCTACGACGATCACTGGCGCACCACCCCAACCGTCGACCGACTCCGGTTCGAGGTCGTCAGCGACGCGACCACCCGCACCGAGGCGCTCGAGGGAGCGGCTGCCGATATCGCTCTCGGCCCGCCACGCAGCGCCGTTTCCCAACTCGAGGCGGCAGCAGGGACGACCGTGGCGACCCAGCGAGCGCCCCACGCCTGCTTCGGGGCAGTGAACATCTACGCGGAACCGACCGACGACAGGACGTTCCGGCGGGGGCTCGCCCACGCCATCGACCAGGAACGGCTCGTCGACACTGTCCTCGAGGGGATCGGCGATCCCGCCCGTGGTCCCATCTCGCCGGAGATCCCGTGGGCCGTCCACGACGACCTTCCGACACATGGGCCCGACCGCGACCGGGCCCGCGACCTCGTCGCGGACTCGGCGTATACCGGCGAGACGCTCGAACTCTTGATCGATGGCGACGAGCCGGACGATCGGACCGTCGCCGAGCGGCTCCAGCACGTGTTCGACGAGATCGGCGTCGACAGCGAGATTACCAGCGCCGAATCGGCGGCGTTCAGGGAGCGGTTCGTCGGCGGCGAGGCCCACGTCACGATCGTCTCGTTTGGATCGAACAGCGCCGCGTCGGACTACCTCATCCGGGCGATGTTCCACTCGCTGGGCAGTGACAACCGCGATCTGTACGAACAAGAGGGAACCGGCGTGATGAATCCCGGTCCGGAGGTCGATCGGCTCATCGAGGACGGCTACCAGGCGGACTCGTCCGAAGCGAAACGCGAGGCCTACGGTGCGGTCCAGCGACGCGTCGTCGACGACGCGGTCGTGCTCCCGCTGTACTATCGCGAGTACGTGCTTGCCCACGAGACCGACATCGTCGCACCGCAACTCCACCCGATCGACAAACTGATCGACTTCACCGAGAGCGAACGGAGGCAGTAA